A window of the Hordeum vulgare subsp. vulgare chromosome 5H, MorexV3_pseudomolecules_assembly, whole genome shotgun sequence genome harbors these coding sequences:
- the LOC123395446 gene encoding uncharacterized protein LOC123395446 isoform X2, giving the protein MLVCCSNEVEILQYLFSTDYSENLFEPSLVPTSLARDTEPCARSVSWSQQGFAPNSGCLLAVCTVDGHVNLYRSPVSEFCDDWIKVVDISQLLFNYYKNINFGEDDGPDSFPQEKANTDHAPQEKLNNKHTLDTGYAGELQEPLSRRGPGRRKRKPVRVEGYVYDDDDGDDTSKDADFSLNPCPTLAKMPAKKIDMPVHEMAVVIAQAGSHNSKEALSCNGENKLPPLITAKQYSRRNALLSSLVVAWSPVLPSHTAISHWCILAVGSKSGYVSFWKLYKPEHYTLNVCTVTKDPIFVGVLQAHNSSVCAMSWEVSCSRSSKSSLLLATGCSDGSVKIWSGDIEGLNECSDGKEVSFSSAAEVTTNSSAPVSSISLSTPAQPQHEVNLAVGRVSGSLETWIFDLRSNKVENSSECHAHDRVVTGLSWGLDGHCLYSCSQDNSARCWIFEKNQLEEVPVHTNFPELKESIDLSVVSHQCFGLTLAPGEVMIAVVRSLDPNMLDQMYQARTQKAVVEFIWIGGQFLGIPLTKDIYISSKQPAKSSETNFLWWGSNILWSLKNYEKCETGLVLWDVIVALQVLMKSAPAFLETLMHKWVSDLFSDDQQRVSIDTLCQCRKDMMSNLSSRKLHLLNIICRKVMLRDPAGENGNSTSTDLWSSLLLSSERELRERLVAFTFAAVLNRMSYFRKGACAENMWFPVGVAQMLSWVSVNSGGVHNQLRSLCSTIKRLGSRINSVCEYSAEETCAYCSAPVHFESPDIALCGSVDPAIVPTERHKLSRCLASMRLCSVLEPTWYCVCCGGMVDKLVPETYFAMKTSPLLGAVNPDDESSLCSAPAVPRCPFCGILLQRLMPEFLLSVSPV; this is encoded by the exons GTTGTGGATATATCTCAATTGTTGTTTAACTATTACAAAAATATTAACTTTGGAGAGGATGATGGTCCAGATTCATTTCCTCAG GAAAAGGCAAATACTGACCACGCTCCTCAG GAAAAGTTAAATAACAAGCACACACTGGACACAGGATATGCCGGTGAATTGCAAGAACCTCTTTCTCGGAGGGGTCCTGGACGGAGAAAAAGGAAGCCAGTAAG AGTTGAAGGCTAtgtttatgatgatgatgatggagatgatacTTCAAAGGATGCAGACTTCTCTCTGAATCCATGTCCTACATTAGCGAAGATGCCTGCGAAAAAG ATTGACATGCCTGTGCATGAAATGGCTGTCGTAATTGCGCAAGCTGGCTCACACAATAGCAAAGAAGCATTATCTTGCAATGGAGAAAACAAACTTCCTCCTCTGATCACAGCAAAACAATATTCACGTCGCAATGCACTTTTGTCTTCTCTTGTAGTTGCATGGTCACCAGTTTTGCCATCACACACTGCTATTTCTCATTGGTGCATTCTTGCTGTTGGCTCGAAGTCTGGGTATGTTTCATTTTGGAAACTATACAAGCCCgagcactacacattaaatgtttGCACTGTTACCAAAGATCCAATATTCGTTGGCGTTCTTCAAGCTCATAATTCATCGGTTTGTGCCATGAGCTGGGAAGTTTCATGTTcaaggtcttcaaagtcttcattgCTTTTAGCAACTGGATGCTCAGATGGAAG TGTGAAGATATGGTCAGGTGATATCGAAGGATTGAATGAATGTTCAGATGGAAAAGAAGTGTCATTTTCGTCAGCTGCAGAG GTGACCACTAATTCATCAGCTCCTGTCTCATCAATTTCATTGTCCACACCAGCTCAGCCTCAACATGAGGTTAATTTGGCAGTTGGAAGAGTATCTGGATCACTGGAAACATGGATATTTGACCTGCGCAGCAACAAAGTTGAGAATAGCAGTGAATGTCATGCACATGATCGAGTG GTGACAGGTTTATCATGGGGTTTAGATGGCCACTGTTTATACAGCTGCAGTCAG GATAATTCTGCACGCTGTTGGATCTTTGAAAAGAATCAACTTGAAGAAGTTCCCGTGCACACAAATTTCCCCGAGCTAAAAGAATCGATAGAT CTCTCAGTAGTATCTCATCAATGCTTTGGTCTTACACTTGCACCTGGAGAAGTAATGATTGCTGTG GTCCGCAGCTTGGACCCAAATATGCTAGATCAGATGTATCAAGCCAG GACACAAAAGGCAGTGGTTGAGTTCATTTGGATTGGTGGTCAATTCCTTGGCATTCCACTAACCAAGGACATTTATATCTCCAGCAAACAACCTGCAAAGTCATCCGAGACAAACTTCTTATGGTGGGGTTCCAACATTCTTTGGTCATTGAAGAATTATGAAAAATGTGAAACCGGACTTGTGTTATGGGATGTCATAGTTGCTTTACAAGTGCTCATGAAATCTGCACCAGCATTTCTGGAGACACTAATGCATAAATGGGTCTCAGATTTGTTTTCAGATGATCAACAACGTGTTTCTATCGATACCCTGTGTCAGTGTAGAAAGGACATGATGTCGAATCTCAGCTCGCGGAAGCTACACCTGCTGAATATCATTTGTAGGAAAGTAATGCTTCGTGATCCTGCTGGAGAAAATGGTAATAGCACGTCAACTGATTTGTGGAGCAGTCTTCTGTTGAGCAGCGAAAGAGAGCTACGAGAGAGACTTGTGGCTTTCACTTTTGCGGCTGTCTTGAATCGAATGTCATATTTTCGCAAGGGCGCATGTGCTGAAAACATGTGGTTTCCTGTTGGTGTTGCCCAGATGCTTTCTTGGGTGTCTGTGAACAGTGGAGGAGTGCATAATCAGCTCAGGTCTCTCTGTTCGACAATTAAACGCCTTGGAAGCAG GATCAACTCTGTTTGTGAATACTCGGCTGAAGAAACATGTGCCTATTGCTCCGCACCGGTTCACTTCGAGTCACCTGACATAGCCTTGTGTGGAAGCGTCGATCCTGCTATTGTTCCCACAGAAAGGCACAAGCTGTCGAGATGCTTGGCATCGATGCGCTTATGCTCTGTTCTGGAACCGACCTGGTACTGTGTATGTTGTGGAGGAATGGTTGATAAGCTTGTGCCTGAGACCTATTTCGCCATGAAGACATCTCCTCTGTTGGGTGCTGTCAACCCAGACGATGAATCGTCACTCTGTTCAGCGCCTGCTGTTCCTCGTTGCCCCTTCTGCGGCATACTGCTGCAGAGGTTGATGCCGGAGTTCCTGCTCTCCGTCTCCCCGGTATAG